In one Musa acuminata AAA Group cultivar baxijiao chromosome BXJ2-5, Cavendish_Baxijiao_AAA, whole genome shotgun sequence genomic region, the following are encoded:
- the LOC135612161 gene encoding probable CCR4-associated factor 1 homolog 7: MSSILPKSETVEIREVWSDNLEAEFALIREIVDDFPYVAMDTEFPGIVCRPLGCFRTSSDFNYATLKANVDMLKLIQLGLTFSDELGNLPTCGTDRGCVWQFNFREFDMQLDVFATDSIELLRQSGIDFKKNNDKGIDAHRFGELLMSSGIVLNDSIYWVTFHSGYDFGYLLKVLTCQNLPDTQAGFFNLIRIYFPTVYDIKHLMKFCNSLHGGLNKLAELLDVERVGICHQAGSDSLLTSCAFRKLKESFFSGSTERYAGVLYGLSVENGQTAH; this comes from the coding sequence ATGTCGTCGATCCTTCCCAAGAGCGAGACTGTCGAGATTCGCGAGGTGTGGAGCGACAACCTGGAGGCGGAGTTTGCCCTGATCCGCGAGATCGTGGATGATTTCCCCTACGTCGCCATGGACACGGAGTTCCCCGGCATCGTGTGCCGACCCTTGGGATGCTTCCGGACCAGTTCCGACTTTAACTATGCCACCCTCAAGGCCAACGTCGACATGCTTAAGCTGATCCAGCTCGGCCTCACCTTCTCCGACGAGCTCGGCAACCTCCCCACCTGCGGCACCGACCGCGGCTGCGTATGGCAATTCAACTTCCGCGAATTCGACATGCAGTTGGACGTCTTCGCGACAGACTCCATCGAGCTCCTCCGCCAGAGCGGCATCGACTTCAAGAAGAACAACGACAAAGGGATCGACGCCCACCGCTTCGGCGAGCTCCTCATGTCGTCGGGTATCGTGCTCAATGACTCCATCTACTGGGTCACCTTCCACAGCGGGTATGACTTCGGCTACCTTCTTAAGGTGCTCACTTGCCAGAACCTCCCCGACACCCAGGCCGGCTTCTTCAATCTCATCAGGATATACTTCCCGACCGTGTACGACATCAAGCATCTCATGAAGTTCTGCAACAGCCTCCATGGGGGGCTCAACAAGCTCGCCGAGCTGCTTGATGTTGAGAGGGTCGGGATCTGCCACCAGGCTGGTTCCGACAGCCTGCTCACGTCGTGTGCTTTCAGGAAGTTGAAAGAATCTTTCTTTAGTGGCTCTACTGAGAGATATGCAGGCGTGTTATATGGGCTGAGTGTTGAGAATGGACAGACTGCTCATTGA
- the LOC103983924 gene encoding CBL-interacting serine/threonine-protein kinase 5: MGKEGEGAQKLVFGKYEMGRVLGKGTFAKVYYGREISSGESVAIKVIDKERVSREAGMMEQIQREIAVMRMVRHPNVVELREVMATRSRIFFVMEYVRGGELLARVARGRLPEDLARRYFHQLISAVDFCHSRGVYHRDLKPENLLLDGHGDLKVSDFGLSALPEQLRHDGLLHTQCGTPAYVAPEILRHRGYDGAKADLWSCGVILFALLSGYLPFQDESLTAMYCKVFKAEYRIPQWFSREARRLVSRLLVVDPEKRISITAVMQHPWFKKGSRGRAPIQIPPPPPKAPEEEEENNPRTPRFYNAFELISSMSSGFNLSSLFESQRKAGTVFTSRSPASAIVERLEGVGRALGFGVQRTKSYKVKMEGKAEGRKGRLAVAAEVFEVAAGIAVVEFAKTSGDTLEYAKFCNEGVRPGLKDIVWTWQGDDTASVGGATNGDVSF, from the coding sequence ATGGGAAAGGAGGGGGAAGGGGCGCAGAAGCTGGTGTTCGGGAAGTACGAGATGGGGCGCGTGCTGGGAAAGGGCACGTTCGCGAAGGTGTACTACGGCCGCGAGATCAGCTCTGGCGAGAGCGTTGCCATCAAGGTGATCGACAAAGAGCGGGTAAGCCGGGAAGCCGGAATGATGGAGCAGATTCAGCGGGAGATCGCGGTGATGCGCATGGTCCGCCACCCCAATGTGGTGGAGCTTCGGGAGGTGATGGCCACCAGGTCGCGCATCTTCTTCGTCATGGAGTACGTCCGTGGCGGCGAGCTACTCGCCCGCGTCGCCCGTGGCCGCCTGCCTGAGGACCTGGCCCGCCGCTACTTCCATCAGCTTATCTCCGCCGTCGACTTCTGCCACAGCCGCGGTGTCTACCACCGCGACCTCAAGCCCGAGAACCTCCTACTCGACGGGCACGGCGACCTCAAGGTCTCCGATTTCGGCCTCTCAGCGCTCCCCGAGCAGCTCCGCCACGACGGCCTCCTCCACACCCAGTGCGGAACCCCCGCCTACGTCGCGCCGGAGATTCTTCGCCACCGCGGCTACGACGGCGCAAAGGCCGATCTCTGGTCCTGCGGCGTCATCCTTTTCGCCCTACTCTCTGGGTACCTCCCCTTCCAAGACGAGAGCTTGACGGCGATGTACTGCAAGGTGTTCAAGGCGGAGTACCGAATCCCGCAGTGGTTCTCCAGAGAAGCCCGCCGCCTCGTCTCCCGCCTCCTCGTCGTCGACCCCGAGAAGCGCATCTCCATCACGGCAGTAATGCAGCACCCGTGGTTCAAGAAAGGGTCTCGGGGCCGGGCTCCGATCCAAATCCCTCCGCCACCGCCAAAGGCgccagaggaagaggaggagaacaaCCCAAGGACTCCGAGATTCTACAACGCGTTCGAGCTCATCTCCTCCATGTCCTCGGGCTTCAATCTCTCGAGCCTATTCGAGAGCCAGCGGAAGGCGGGGACGGTGTTCACATCGCGGTCGCCCGCGTCGGCGATCGTGGAGCGGCTGGAGGGAGTAGGGCGAGCCCTCGGGTTCGGCGTGCAGCGAACCAAGTCGTACAAGGTGAAGATGGAGGGGAAGGCGGAGGGGCGGAAGGGGCGGCTGGCAGTAGCCGCGGAGGTGTTCGAGGTGGCGGCGGGAATAGCAGTAGTTGAGTTTGCCAAGACTTCGGGGGACACCTTGGAGTACGCCAAGTTCTGCAACGAGGGCGTGCGGCCGGGGCTAAAAGACATCGTTTGGACGTGGCAGGGCGATGACACAGCCTCCGTCGGCGGCGCAACCAACGGCGACGTCTCCTTCTAA